A window of the Brassica napus cultivar Da-Ae chromosome C5, Da-Ae, whole genome shotgun sequence genome harbors these coding sequences:
- the LOC106408012 gene encoding uncharacterized protein LOC106408012, whose product MASSKGKGVLNQDDNDETIVLLDQADDNLIKDNSLSLIGKILNPKKQNVEHLIVAMPKQWGMSDKISACDLGNAGDRRELSINDPVLIQLQGIPLHLCVKQNLEAIGNRLGKLESIDTVDGRIKVAMDSTNPLKFTRKLQTRKMEDITIKLFYEKLFKHCSACGLLIHENHDCLPKQHVLNQMVPRDNVFDRVCHVPVLGT is encoded by the exons ATGGCATCGAGCAAAGGAAAGGGTGTACTGAACCAAGATGACAACGATGAAACTATCGTACTACTAGATCAGGCTGATGACAATCTCATCAAAGATAATAGCTTGTCTCTTATAGGCAAgatcttaaacccaaaaaagCAGAATGTGGAACACCTTATTGTTGCAATGCCGAAACAGTGGGGAATGTCAGATAAGATTTCCGCTTGTGATCTAGGCAATG CCGGTGATCGACGAGAATTATCCATCAATGATCCGGTTTTGATCCAATTACAAGGAATCCCTCTACACCTCTGCGTGAAACAGAATCTTGAAGCTATTGGTAATAGACTGGGGAAGTTGGAGTCTATAGATACTGTAGATGGGAGGATTAAGGTCGCAATGGACTCGACTAACCCCTTGAAGTTTACAAGGAAGTTACAGACAAGGAAAATGGAGGATATTACGATCAAACTTTTCTATGAAAAGCTTTTCAAACACTGCTCAGCATGTGGCCTTTTGATACATGAAAATCACGACTGCTTACCAAAACAACACGTTCTGAATCAGATGGTTCCCCGTGATAATGTGTTTGATAGAGTTTGTCATGTCCCCGTTCTTGGAACTTGA